One Spinacia oleracea cultivar Varoflay chromosome 4, BTI_SOV_V1, whole genome shotgun sequence DNA segment encodes these proteins:
- the LOC130472105 gene encoding uncharacterized protein — MAKNRGKNKFVVGSSSERENVPSGRLPKSSRGRPSERPLEKSSIGWDASEDERATSGERAGFSGVRRRYSEFPVHWSEADPKGKYASILHETTQIDGPLEKSVSGDWLVEAKLGNYHRKAEELYGIQHALGYWCELPEQERPRVTHPPRGFISVYTHHLENGLRFPLDPFVSEVLVSYNISLAQLTPKSMRHIIGFRWVCDFVNFPCSVAIFRDLHDLVLNHASKGDGYGWWTIVNKKSRKRGDPNYITAYPYLSSDHNWKTEWLLVRVPTDPKHPNFYRPPKWFVAPDPDMRGVAAPDRNHRHYVDLLQWFLAQEDNHRLPSSWLPNLNYILREDILAVAGLSRIFDREYGFSCIDPKKLGISLDLKTIHDPAPEYKFGKDNPRNPRLKDYVLSPLGVARISEVRADPWDSASSVEAVPVKVVLPELKTTSDPGPGTDAVPRAVPSVSSPARIDISLSRNRDQRKRKGSTLLRPSTHPKKAKASQPSEKEAVSEVMPPPKNLLHFMPLPGQKLKSVVVAEPPAVDQPLIEEDIIPSPLKPSAALGIEIQDITEVMEAIEADFVPGSDVPEVAGEKKESADLPFEREKSPDKEMIDLSGPEAAVPEVQKEVPSAGEEEQPEQGLTRKRRHSTLGSTSTSALDRLIHADPCSDVPLKRIPEEVREAMARYARAPIFGEDPLAHVGSLVGPEAARENLLRANPQWRVPGAEERNPAMMAQYYLNEAVFWSSFASECSSVEEKQLRKYREAYARDIPILDQKAGQLLSELTELKQLYLHYSREARESAEKIGTEVGQLIFRVEEDAEKIASFAEEKKDMAAKFASELEEKDRLFQEMKSKFEAADKERKEAELRLHHFVQHRELIQQQADKVHVLRLKLREKDDYIRKLEQERVNLYTADQCSFVKSSAWLELELKLKQATRELSSNNEKIKRAKLEQEK; from the exons atggcaaagaataggggcaaaaaCAAGTTCGttgttggctcctctagtgagagagagaacgtgccttcggggagGTTACCGAAATCTTCGAGGGGTCGACCTTCGGAGAGGCCGTTGGAGAAGAGTTcgattggttgggatgcttccgaaGATGAACGTGCAACCTCTGGTGAGAGGGCTGGTTTTTCGGGTGTTCGTCGTCGTTACtccgagtttccagttcattggtcggaagctgatccgaagggcaagtatgcctcaattttgcatgagaccacgcagatcgacggtccgttggagaaatcggtcagcggtgactggttggtggaagcgaagttagggaattatcatcggaaggccgaggagctatacggaattcagcatgccttggggtactggtgcgagcttcctgaacaagagcgtcctcgggtgactcatccaccgagggggttcatttccgtgtatactcaccatttggagaatggtctccgctttcctttggatccgttcgtatccgaggttttggtgtcgtacaacattagtttggcccagctcacacccaaatctatgaggcacataatcggatttagatgggtgtgtgacttcgtcaatttcccttgctctgtcgctatttttcgggatcttcacgatctggttctcaaccatgcttccaagggtgatgggtatggttggtggaccattgtcaacaagaagtcccgaaagaggggggatccgaactacatcacggcgtacccctaccttagctctgaccacaattggaagacggagtggttgctcgtccgtgtgccgacggatccgaagcatcccaacttttatcgtcctccgaagtggttcgtggctcctgatcctgatatgagggGTGTGGCAGCTCCAGATCGGAACCATCGCCACTATGTGGacctcctccagtggttcttggctcaagaggataaccaccgactgccgtctagctggctcccgaatctcaattacattctgagggaggacattcttgctgttgccggtctcagcaggatttttgacaggg agtacggctttagctgcattgatcctaagaagttgggcatttctttggatttgaagactattcacgacccggctcccgagtacaagttcggaaaagataaccctcgtaatcctcgtctgaaggattacgtgttgtctcctttgggggttgctcggatatccgaagttcgagctgatccgtgggattccgcCTCTTCTGTTGAAGCTGTTCCTGTGAAGGTTGTGCTTCCTGAGTTGAAGACGActtcggatccg ggtcctgggactgacgctgtgccgcgtgccgttccttcggtttcatctccggctcggatagatatctctttatctaggaaccgg gatcaacgcaaaaggaagggtagcactcttttgaggccttccacgcatccgaagaaagcgaaggcttctcagccctcggagaag GAAGCagtttcggaagtcatgcctcctcctaagaatcttcttcacttcatgcccttgccagggcagaagttaaagagtgtggtggttgctgaaCCGCCGGCCGTGGATCAGCCGCTgatcgaggaagatatcatccCTTCTCCCCTTAAACCATCTGCTGCTTTGGGGATCgaaatccaggatatcaccgaggtgatggaggcgattgaagccgattttgttcctggttcggatgtccctgaggtagctggggagaagaaggagtctgctgatcttcccttcgagagggagaagagtccagacaaggagatgatagatctctcgggccccgaagctgcggtccccgaggttcagaaggaggttccctctgctggagaggaggagcagcccgagcaaggtttgacgaggaagaggcgccactcaactttgggttctacttctacctcggccctggataggctgatccatgctgatccctgttcggatgttccgctaaaacggatccccgaagaagtaagggaggcgatggctcgataTGCCAGGGCTCCGATTTTTGGAGAGGACCCtttggctcacgtgggatccttggtgggccccgaggctgctcgggagaatctgcttcgtgctaacccgcagtggagggttcctggggccgaagagaggaatccggcaatgatggcccagtactatctgaacgag gctgttttctggtcttcgttcgcttccgagtgtagctcggttgaggagaaacaactgaggaaatatcgtgaggcttatgctcgtgatattcccattttggaccagaaggctgggcaactcctctccgagcttacggaactcaagcagctgtaccttcactatagtcgcgaggctagagagtctgctgagaagatcgggaccgaggttggccagctcatcttccgagttgaagaggatgctgagaagatcgcttcctttgctgaggagaagaaggatatggccgctaagttcgctagcgaacttgaGGAAAAAGATAGACTCTTCCAGGAGATGAAGTCTAAATTTGAAGCGGCCGACAAGGAGCGTAAAGAGGCGGAGTTAAGGCTCCACCATTTTGTCCAGCATCGGGAGCTGATCCAGCAGCAAGCTGATAAGGTGCATGTCCTTCGGCTGAAGCTTCGGGAAAAAGATGACTATATTCGGAAGCTGGAGCAGGAGCGAGTcaacctctacactgctgatcagt gctcgtttgttaaAAGCTCGGCTTGGCTGGAGCTTGAACTTAAACTTAAACAAGCTACTCGTGAGCTAAGCTCGAACAATGAAAAAATTAAACGAGCAAAGCTCGAACAGGAAAAATAA
- the LOC110788714 gene encoding endoglucanase 11 isoform X1: MKDNSRNWSLAFILFNFAMNLPFAFSEFTSKQYGDALSKSLLYFEAQRSGHLPHNQRVSWRYHSGLLDGLDQGVDLVGGYYDAGDNVKFGFPMAFTVTMLSWGVVEYGREMMAAGEYDHALEAIKWGTDYFIKTHPQPNVLWAQGFDSHHLQEGSPIYPPLVGDGNTDHYCWQRPEDMTTSRQAYKVDESNPGSDIAGETAAAMAAASLVFRTTNPTYSNMLLDHAQQLFEFGDKYRGKYDDRLKEVEGYYPSWSGYKDELLWSSLWLYKATNKDYYLDYAINNAVSFGGVTWAINEFSWDIKYAGVQVIASMLLREEKNGKHKQMLEQYRSKAEHYICGCLNKNKLNNVKRTPGGLLYTRRWNNMQYVSNAAFLLTVYSDYLQTTGQTLKCPQGEVEPQEIFSQAKSQADYILGTNPMGLSYLVGFGPKYPLRVHHRGAATPSYKEWVEFIGCTEGYNKWYGHPNPNPNLLTGALVGGPNGEDEFIDKRSNYAQTEACTYNSAPLVGLFARLHSSMNYSTNYASI, encoded by the exons ATGAAAGACAACTCCAGAAATTGGAGTTTGGCTttcattttattcaattttgcTATGAATTTACCCTTTGCTTTCTCAGAATTTACCTCAAAACAGTACGGTGATGCTCTTTCCAAGAGTCTATTGTACTTCGAAGCGCAGCGTTCAGGGCATTTGCCTCATAATCAAAGGGTTTCTTGGCGATATCATTCTGGCCTACTTGACGGCCTTGATCAAGGG GTAGATTTGGTGGGTGGATACTATGATGCCGGTGACAATGTAAAATTCGGGTTTCCGATGGCGTTTACGGTGACAATGTTGTCATGGGGAGTAGTTGAATATGGGAGGGAGATGATGGCCGCCGGAGAGTATGATCATGCACTTGAAGCAATCAAATGGGGCACAGATTATTTCATtaaaactcatcctcaacctaATGTTTTATGGGCTCAG GGGTTCGATTCTCACCATTTGCAAGAAGGATCCCCGATTTATCCCCCTCTT GTAGGTGATGGCAACACCGATCACTATTGTTGGCAACGGCCAGAAGACATGACAACATCACGGCAAGCTTACAAGGTCGACGAATCAAACCCGGGATCAGATATAGCTGGCGAGACGGCCGCAGCAATGGCGGCTGCTTCCTTAGTGTTTAGAACTACCAACCCAACTTACTCTAATATGCTCTTGGACCATGCTCAACAA TTGTTTGAGTTTGGGGACAAGTATAGAGGAAAATACGATGATAGGCTGAAGGAAGTAGAAGGTTATTATCCTTCATGGAGTGGGTACAAAGATGAGTTGTTATGGTCATCTTTGTGGTTATACAAAGCCACTAACAAGGATTATTACTTGGACTATGCTATCAACAATGCTGTCTCCTTTGGGGGAGTCACTTGGGCTATCAATGAATTTAGCTGGGACATCAAATATGCTGGCGTTCAAGTTATTGCCTCCATG CTATTAAGAGAAGAGAAGAATGGTAAGCACAAGCAAATGTTAGAGCAATACCGATCAAAAGCAGAACACTACATTTGTGGTTGCCTAAACAAGAACAAACTCAACAACGTGAAGCGCACCCCAGGGGGCTTACTGTACACCCGCAGGTGGAACAACATGCAGTATGTATCAAACGCAGCGTTTCTTCTTACAGTCTACTCTGATTATCTCCAAACGACGGGTCAAACTCTGAAATGCCCTCAAGGAGAAGTAGAACCACAAGAAATATTCTCCCAAGCCAAATCACAGGCAGATTACATATTGGGGACAAACCCAATGGGCCTAAGCTATTTGGTTGGTTTTGGGCCTAAATACCCATTAAGGGTCCACCACAGAGGAGCTGCAACCCCATCGTACAAAGAGTGGGTGGAATTTATTGGGTGTACTGAGGGATACAATAAGTGGTATGGACACCCGAATCCAAACCCAAATCTTTTGACTGGGGCCCTTGTTGGTGGGCCCAATGGTGAAGACGAGTTTATTGATAAGAGGAGTAATTATGCACAGACTGAGGCTTGTACATACAATTCTGCCCCATTGGTTGGACTTTTTGCTAGATTGCATAGTTCTATGAATTACTCCACTAATTATGCTTCTATTTAG
- the LOC110788714 gene encoding endoglucanase 11 isoform X2: protein MKDNSRNWSLAFILFNFAMNLPFAFSEFTSKQYGDALSKSLLYFEAQRSGHLPHNQRVSWRYHSGLLDGLDQGVDLVGGYYDAGDNVKFGFPMAFTVTMLSWGVVEYGREMMAAGEYDHALEAIKWGTDYFIKTHPQPNVLWAQVGDGNTDHYCWQRPEDMTTSRQAYKVDESNPGSDIAGETAAAMAAASLVFRTTNPTYSNMLLDHAQQLFEFGDKYRGKYDDRLKEVEGYYPSWSGYKDELLWSSLWLYKATNKDYYLDYAINNAVSFGGVTWAINEFSWDIKYAGVQVIASMLLREEKNGKHKQMLEQYRSKAEHYICGCLNKNKLNNVKRTPGGLLYTRRWNNMQYVSNAAFLLTVYSDYLQTTGQTLKCPQGEVEPQEIFSQAKSQADYILGTNPMGLSYLVGFGPKYPLRVHHRGAATPSYKEWVEFIGCTEGYNKWYGHPNPNPNLLTGALVGGPNGEDEFIDKRSNYAQTEACTYNSAPLVGLFARLHSSMNYSTNYASI from the exons ATGAAAGACAACTCCAGAAATTGGAGTTTGGCTttcattttattcaattttgcTATGAATTTACCCTTTGCTTTCTCAGAATTTACCTCAAAACAGTACGGTGATGCTCTTTCCAAGAGTCTATTGTACTTCGAAGCGCAGCGTTCAGGGCATTTGCCTCATAATCAAAGGGTTTCTTGGCGATATCATTCTGGCCTACTTGACGGCCTTGATCAAGGG GTAGATTTGGTGGGTGGATACTATGATGCCGGTGACAATGTAAAATTCGGGTTTCCGATGGCGTTTACGGTGACAATGTTGTCATGGGGAGTAGTTGAATATGGGAGGGAGATGATGGCCGCCGGAGAGTATGATCATGCACTTGAAGCAATCAAATGGGGCACAGATTATTTCATtaaaactcatcctcaacctaATGTTTTATGGGCTCAG GTAGGTGATGGCAACACCGATCACTATTGTTGGCAACGGCCAGAAGACATGACAACATCACGGCAAGCTTACAAGGTCGACGAATCAAACCCGGGATCAGATATAGCTGGCGAGACGGCCGCAGCAATGGCGGCTGCTTCCTTAGTGTTTAGAACTACCAACCCAACTTACTCTAATATGCTCTTGGACCATGCTCAACAA TTGTTTGAGTTTGGGGACAAGTATAGAGGAAAATACGATGATAGGCTGAAGGAAGTAGAAGGTTATTATCCTTCATGGAGTGGGTACAAAGATGAGTTGTTATGGTCATCTTTGTGGTTATACAAAGCCACTAACAAGGATTATTACTTGGACTATGCTATCAACAATGCTGTCTCCTTTGGGGGAGTCACTTGGGCTATCAATGAATTTAGCTGGGACATCAAATATGCTGGCGTTCAAGTTATTGCCTCCATG CTATTAAGAGAAGAGAAGAATGGTAAGCACAAGCAAATGTTAGAGCAATACCGATCAAAAGCAGAACACTACATTTGTGGTTGCCTAAACAAGAACAAACTCAACAACGTGAAGCGCACCCCAGGGGGCTTACTGTACACCCGCAGGTGGAACAACATGCAGTATGTATCAAACGCAGCGTTTCTTCTTACAGTCTACTCTGATTATCTCCAAACGACGGGTCAAACTCTGAAATGCCCTCAAGGAGAAGTAGAACCACAAGAAATATTCTCCCAAGCCAAATCACAGGCAGATTACATATTGGGGACAAACCCAATGGGCCTAAGCTATTTGGTTGGTTTTGGGCCTAAATACCCATTAAGGGTCCACCACAGAGGAGCTGCAACCCCATCGTACAAAGAGTGGGTGGAATTTATTGGGTGTACTGAGGGATACAATAAGTGGTATGGACACCCGAATCCAAACCCAAATCTTTTGACTGGGGCCCTTGTTGGTGGGCCCAATGGTGAAGACGAGTTTATTGATAAGAGGAGTAATTATGCACAGACTGAGGCTTGTACATACAATTCTGCCCCATTGGTTGGACTTTTTGCTAGATTGCATAGTTCTATGAATTACTCCACTAATTATGCTTCTATTTAG